In one window of Clavelina lepadiformis chromosome 4, kaClaLepa1.1, whole genome shotgun sequence DNA:
- the LOC143451589 gene encoding uncharacterized protein LOC143451589 produces the protein MEFNCTLSSETLNKLNKERKTKEGCDFTIKAEGEKFLVHKCVLGSFSEYFRAMFTVKMKESYLNEGIIKDVSGPTMASIFDFMYTSNTILTHDNVYDVLEASEYLLIPILIECCAKFFMKSMNGENCLKIRSYSNRYNMDDLVQAAETFISKSLRAVLKSADFLQLNLDDVKALLKLENYEDLIDEDKFNSVARWTKCDNDARRKHFYDLFQLIPLDYLSKTFLTDVVYVEILVRDSVDCMKKLLTSLISRISLASACKEKSGMREHCRKIVQVFPNAASCLKRQSYSKQNSTDHQSPGGAHFLRFDIDDVMVMLQSKSDKKIPQDLVEEDKYKNAVAWARHNLTERRKNFRDLFHLIQPNYLSMKFLIDVVHKEELICQSTDCMSLLVTSLYSRIPELTYKKQKPQSDEIIVIGGFYCLQNIAKFNTKTKQWTDLANTNIARMYPSAINYNQQILLMGGCDHDTSFSSVEMLNLSDEKPKWDCSLPSMKEKRHSFASALLNGLVYCTGGWNGSGPVSSCESYNPEKKKWSVKSDMNKKRQNHALVCARGLLYALGGLDDTCRTLKTAEYYDPQIAKWEYIPPMKSHRFHLTAVVLNNEIYAIGGCAGSKNLSSVEKYNLDSKTWIDIPSMNERRPSGSACVVDGLIWVFGGFPDKTIEAYDPATRKWRVSTDMDRHRCHPRVLSI, from the exons ATGGAATTCAACTGCACTCTTTCGTCTGAAACTTTGAACAAATTGAATAA GGAAAGAAAAACGAAGGAAGGCTGtgatttcacaataaaagcTGAAGGAGAAAAATTCCTTGTTCACAAATGTGTACTCGGTTCATTCTCAGAATATTTCAGGGCAATGTTCACTGTAAAG ATGAAAGAAAGTTACTTAAACGAAGGAATTATCAAAGACGTTAGTGGTCCAACAATGGCATCCATCTTTGACTTCATGTACACTTCAAATACAATTCTCACTCATGACAACGTATATGATGTACTGGAAGCATCAGAATATCTTTTGATTCCAA ttttaataGAATGCTGTGCGAAATTCTTCATGAAGTCTATGAATggagaaaattgtttgaaaattcgGTCTTATTCAAACCGATACAACATGGATGATCTTGTTCAAGCAGCTGAAACTTTCATTTCTAAAAGTCTCAGAGCAGTTTTGAAAAGCGCAGATTTTCTTCAGCTCAATTTGGATGATGTCAAAGCTTTgttaaaattggaaaattaTGAA GATTTGATAGATGAGGACAAGTTTAACAGTGTTGCCCGTTGGACAAAATGTGACAATGATGCAAGAAGAAAACACTTTTATGATTTGTTTCAACTTATTCCACTGGATTATTTATCCAAAACCTTTTTGACGGACGTTGTTTACGTGGAG ATATTAGTTCGTGATTCCGTGGATTGTATGAAAAAACTTCTAACATCACTCATTTCTCGAATTTCTCTTGCTTCAGCTTGTAAAGAAAAATCCG GAATGAGAGAACACTGCAGAAAAATTGTTCAGGTGTTTCCCAACGCAGCAAGTTGTTTGAAACGGCAGTcttattcaaaacaaaatagcaCCGATCATCAAAGTCCTGGAGGGGCGCATTTTCTTCGTTTTGATATTGATGATGTCATGGTTATGCTTCAATCAAAAAGTGATAAA AAAATTCCCCAAGATTTGGTTGAAGAGGACAAGTACAAGAATGCAGTTGCGTGGGCAAGACATAATTTAACTGaacgaagaaaaaatttcCGTGATTTGTTTCATCTCATTCAACCCAACTATTTGTCAATGAAATTCCTAATTGATGTTGTTCACAAAGAA GAACTAATTTGCCAATCAACTGACTGTATGAGCTTATTGGTAACTTCGTTATATTCCCGAATACCAGAATTAACTTACAAAAAACAGAAAC CTCAGTCTGATGAGATAATTGTCATTGGTGGATTTTATTGCTTACAAAATATTGCCAAGTTCAACACCAAGACAAAGCAGTGGACTGACTTGGCG AATACAAACATTGCTCGGATGTATCCATCTGCTATaaattacaatcaacaaattttattgatgggtGGTTGCGATCATGACACTTCCTTTAGCTCTGTTGAGATGTTGAATTTAAGTGACGAAAAACCAAAGTGGGATTGCAGCTTGCCTTCTATGAAGGAAAAGCGACATTCGTTTGCGTCGGCTTTATTGAATG GTCTTGTTTATTGCACTGGTGGTTGGAATGGATCTGGTCCCGTCTCATCATGTGAAAGCTACAACcctgaaaaaaagaaatggtCTGTAAAAAGTGACATGAATAAGAAGCGACAAAACCATGCATTAGTCTGCGCTCGTG gtttgctTTACGCACTTGGAGGATTGGATGATACCTGTCGCACACTAAAAACAGCAGAATATTATGATCCACAAATTGCAAAGTGGGAATATATTCCACCGATGAAAAGTCATAGATTTCATTTAACTGCTGTTGtattaaacaacgaaatataCGCGATAG GCGGATGTGCTGGTTCAAAGAACCTCtcttctgttgaaaaatacaacctgGACTCAAAAACTTGGATTGATATTCCATCTATGAATGAACGAAGACCTAGTGGATCAGCTTGTGTAGTGGATGGCCTTATATGGGTGTTTGGAGG GTTTCCTGACAAAACAATTGAAGCCTATGATCCAGCCACCAGAAAATGGCGAGTATCAACCGACATGGACAGACATCGATGTCATCCTCGCGTCCTTTCTATCTAA